In Fusobacterium sp., one genomic interval encodes:
- a CDS encoding DUF1177 domain-containing protein, whose product MLIKQFIEMYDILDSSTASGEKVKNYLLSIKHDADVVVYPLKGERGTTDMIRITIPGEKGKVKGGTASTLGILGRLGGLGARPERIGFVSDGDGALIALSLAAKLLDMQTKGDYLEGDIVVSTHICSNAPTRPHHPVPFMGSPVDIAQINKEEVSGALEAILSVDTTKGNRIINHRGFAISPTVKEGYILKVSDDLLDIMQITTGELPQVFALSLQDITPYGNDIYHLNSILQPATATDVPVVGVAITTKTAVPGCATGASHITDMEEAARFMLETAKAYTKGDCHFYDEKEYELIKKTYGSMKRFQTLDGKE is encoded by the coding sequence ATGTTAATAAAACAGTTTATAGAAATGTATGATATTTTAGACAGCAGTACAGCCAGCGGAGAGAAAGTAAAAAATTATCTTTTGAGTATAAAGCATGATGCAGATGTAGTTGTTTATCCGCTGAAAGGCGAAAGAGGAACAACTGATATGATAAGAATAACTATTCCTGGAGAAAAGGGAAAAGTAAAAGGGGGAACAGCTTCTACATTAGGGATCTTAGGAAGACTTGGAGGACTGGGAGCACGTCCAGAGAGAATAGGATTTGTATCAGATGGGGATGGAGCTTTAATAGCTTTATCTCTTGCAGCAAAACTGCTGGATATGCAGACTAAAGGAGATTATCTCGAGGGGGATATAGTAGTATCGACACATATATGTTCTAACGCTCCAACAAGACCGCATCACCCAGTACCATTTATGGGGTCTCCAGTAGATATCGCTCAAATAAATAAAGAGGAAGTAAGCGGAGCCTTAGAGGCAATATTGTCAGTAGATACTACTAAAGGAAACAGAATAATAAATCATCGTGGCTTTGCAATATCTCCAACTGTAAAAGAGGGATATATATTAAAAGTAAGTGATGATCTGCTGGATATTATGCAGATAACAACAGGGGAGCTGCCGCAGGTATTTGCTCTTTCTTTACAGGATATCACACCATACGGCAATGATATTTATCACTTAAATAGTATACTTCAGCCAGCTACTGCAACTGATGTACCAGTAGTAGGAGTAGCAATAACTACTAAAACAGCAGTACCTGGCTGTGCAACAGGAGCCAGCCACATTACAGATATGGAGGAAGCAGCAAGATTCATGCTGGAAACAGCAAAAGCATATACTAAAGGCGACTGTCATTTCTATGACGAAAAAGAATATGAGCTGATAAAGAAAACTTATGGTTCTATGAAGAGATTCCAGACTTTAGATGGAAAGGAGTAA
- a CDS encoding AroM family protein, giving the protein MRKIGAITIGQSPRKDITKDILPILGDKIELIEAGALDGLKKEDIEKEKPVNGEKGLISVLNDGSSVFFAERFIQPRIQECINKLEEAGAELILFFCTGKFSYDFKSKFPIIFPYDILKNLLPLFSANSSIGNITPKAEQLEYTKKKWSSIINNIEAVPGSPYGDIKEIEKAALELEDKDIDIIVLDCMGYTLEMKKIVEKISGKPVILSRTLLARVVSEILDN; this is encoded by the coding sequence ATGAGAAAGATAGGAGCAATAACAATAGGACAATCTCCGAGAAAGGATATTACCAAAGATATTCTTCCTATATTAGGAGATAAAATAGAATTAATAGAAGCAGGAGCATTGGACGGCTTAAAAAAAGAGGATATAGAGAAAGAAAAACCTGTAAATGGAGAAAAAGGGCTTATTTCTGTTCTTAATGATGGGAGCAGTGTATTTTTTGCTGAGAGATTTATCCAACCTAGAATACAAGAGTGCATTAATAAATTGGAAGAAGCAGGAGCAGAGCTTATACTATTTTTTTGCACTGGAAAATTTTCATATGATTTTAAATCTAAATTTCCAATTATTTTTCCATATGATATATTAAAAAATTTACTTCCTTTGTTCAGTGCGAATTCATCTATTGGAAATATTACTCCAAAAGCAGAACAGCTGGAGTATACTAAAAAGAAATGGTCTTCTATAATAAATAACATAGAAGCAGTACCTGGTTCTCCATATGGGGATATAAAAGAAATAGAAAAAGCAGCACTGGAATTGGAAGATAAAGATATCGATATAATAGTTTTGGATTGTATGGGATATACTTTAGAAATGAAAAAAATAGTAGAAAAAATATCAGGGAAACCTGTAATTTTATCAAGAACTCTTTTAGCAAGAGTGGTATCAGAAATACTGGATAATTAA
- a CDS encoding OPT/YSL family transporter: MENKRKPVSAFEPNIIITGVILAVLSAVICMQLIGNVGVTPNTSLIGAIFAMILARVPLSQLSSYKSMERQNMLQTIVSGAGFAAANCGFIAVGILWGLEKVEYILPMAIGCILGTTISIITVGKLFDSPLFPAQGAWPPGVATASAIQAGDEGGKKGRRLIEGLVLGVIGSYFKLPVAGIGIVFIANIFSMAGLGVGLVLRGYSKQIFSLFGMVDFNLGATKIPQGIMIGAGIVALLQSLYIIFKNRKNDEQLTNSVTVSSKDSKKSLVYGFGGLIAASIVTAVITGIFSDMSVSEMAVWVLWCAFSSLVAMLLVGMAAMHSGWFPAFAISTIFMTVAILLGFKPLAIAVMTGFIGSVGPCFADMGYDLKAGWILRGKSEDKEYEKYGRKQQVIIEAIGGIIGILVVLLFSKALMSQNVIPPISKVFATTITAGADPAALKEMLMWAIPGAFIQFIFGKKMVGVLFATGLLLNSPIYGIGVLIAVTVRLIFGSEFMEVRDAGLIAADGLFGFVTNLIKVFF; this comes from the coding sequence ATGGAAAACAAAAGAAAGCCAGTATCTGCATTTGAACCGAATATTATAATAACAGGGGTAATTTTAGCTGTACTATCAGCAGTAATATGTATGCAGTTGATAGGAAACGTAGGGGTAACACCAAATACATCTTTGATTGGAGCGATTTTTGCTATGATTTTAGCAAGAGTACCGCTGTCGCAGCTGTCAAGTTATAAATCTATGGAAAGACAAAATATGCTTCAGACTATTGTATCAGGTGCAGGATTTGCTGCTGCTAACTGCGGATTTATAGCTGTAGGAATTTTATGGGGACTTGAAAAAGTAGAGTATATTCTTCCTATGGCGATAGGGTGTATTTTAGGGACAACAATTTCAATAATAACAGTAGGAAAATTATTTGACTCACCTCTTTTCCCAGCTCAGGGGGCATGGCCTCCAGGGGTAGCAACTGCCAGTGCTATACAGGCAGGAGATGAGGGAGGTAAAAAAGGAAGAAGACTAATAGAGGGGTTAGTACTGGGGGTAATAGGAAGTTATTTTAAACTGCCTGTGGCAGGAATAGGAATAGTATTTATAGCAAATATCTTTTCTATGGCCGGATTAGGGGTAGGACTTGTACTTAGAGGATATTCAAAACAGATATTTTCTCTGTTTGGTATGGTAGATTTTAATCTTGGAGCTACAAAAATACCTCAGGGAATAATGATAGGTGCAGGAATAGTTGCACTATTACAATCACTATATATAATTTTTAAGAATAGAAAAAATGATGAGCAATTAACAAATTCAGTTACAGTTTCATCTAAAGATTCTAAAAAATCATTAGTATATGGGTTCGGTGGACTTATAGCAGCTTCGATTGTTACAGCTGTAATAACAGGAATTTTCTCAGATATGAGTGTCAGTGAAATGGCAGTATGGGTATTATGGTGTGCTTTTTCTTCACTGGTAGCAATGCTTCTTGTAGGAATGGCAGCAATGCATTCAGGGTGGTTCCCAGCATTTGCAATTTCTACTATCTTTATGACAGTAGCAATACTTCTTGGATTTAAACCGCTGGCAATAGCTGTAATGACAGGATTTATCGGTTCAGTAGGACCATGTTTTGCAGATATGGGATATGATTTGAAAGCAGGATGGATACTGCGTGGTAAAAGCGAAGATAAAGAGTATGAAAAGTATGGAAGAAAACAGCAGGTAATCATAGAAGCAATTGGAGGAATCATAGGAATACTGGTAGTATTATTGTTCTCTAAAGCTTTGATGAGTCAGAATGTAATACCTCCTATCAGTAAAGTATTTGCTACTACCATAACTGCTGGAGCAGATCCGGCAGCTTTAAAAGAAATGCTGATGTGGGCAATACCGGGAGCATTTATCCAGTTTATATTTGGTAAGAAAATGGTTGGAGTACTTTTTGCTACAGGGCTTCTATTAAACAGTCCTATTTATGGTATTGGAGTATTGATAGCTGTAACAGTAAGATTGATTTTTGGTTCAGAATTTATGGAAGTAAGAGATGCTGGACTAATTGCAGCAGATGGACTGTTTGGATTTGTGACTAATTTGATAAAAGTATTTTTCTAA